Below is a window of Wenzhouxiangella sp. XN201 DNA.
GCGACCCGGACGACGTCGCCGCTCCCGGCGAGCTGGAAGAGCGCCGACTGGCGATCTACCGCCGCTTGTTCTTCGGCACCCTCGACAACCTGTTCTCGAAGAATTTTCCGGTTCTTCGCGACATCATCGACGACGATCGCTGGCGGCGGCTGATCCGCGAGTTCATGGTGGAACACCGCGCGACAACGCCGATGTTTACCGAAATCGGGCGCGAGTTCGTGCGCTTTCTCGACGAAAAGCGACCGCCCGGACTGCCGGCCTTCGCCCTGGAGTTGGCGCACTGGGAGTATCTCGAAACCTGCGTGCGCCTGGCCGAGGCCGACCCGGGCACCGTACCGGCCGACCGCAATGGCGACCTGCTCGCCGGCACGCCAGTGCTCAATCCCACGCTGCGACTGGCCCAGTATCATTGGCCGGTGCACGAAATCGGCCCGCATCACCAGCCCGACTCGCCGCTGGACCAGGCGATCGTACTGGCGGCGTGGCGTCGGCGCGATGACAAGCCCGGTTTCATGCGCCTCAACCAGG
It encodes the following:
- a CDS encoding putative DNA-binding domain-containing protein, coding for MSRATDSKPPERLLELQRRFAGHIRDPDDVAAPGELEERRLAIYRRLFFGTLDNLFSKNFPVLRDIIDDDRWRRLIREFMVEHRATTPMFTEIGREFVRFLDEKRPPGLPAFALELAHWEYLETCVRLAEADPGTVPADRNGDLLAGTPVLNPTLRLAQYHWPVHEIGPHHQPDSPLDQAIVLAAWRRRDDKPGFMRLNQVTARLITLVDESPDASGRAILERIAQELKAPDPAAVVQSGADMLARLDDREIVLGTRKDQ